The DNA sequence GCTGCAGGTCGTTCGAGACGTCGCGGAGCTGCGGGACCTGGGCGAGCTTCGTCGTGAGCTTCTCCGCCCACTCGGACAGCAGGGCGCCATCGCTGCTCTTCAGCGCGTACGTGTACTGCGCGCGCGAAGGGCCACCTCCCAGGTTGATATCCTGCGCCGGGCGCAGGTAGAGCATGATGCCGGGCACCTGGGCGAGCTTCGGCCGCAGCCGGTCGATGAACTCGGTGACCGAGACGTCCCGGTCCGAGCGATCCTTGAGCACGACCCAGAAGCGACCGCTGGAGGTGCTCTGGCTGCCGCCCGTCGCGCCGACGGCTTGCGCGAACTCCTGCACCGCCGGATCCTCCGCGATGATTTCGGCGAGCGCGGCGTGCTTGGCGATCATGTCCGCGTACGAGATGTCCTGCGCCGCCTGGGTCGTTCCCAGAACGAAGGCCGTGTCCTGAACCGGGAAGAACCCCTTGGGGACATACACGTAGCTCGCCACGGCAGCCGCCAACGCAAGTCCGAAGCCCAGCAAGGTGAGCTTCTGGTTGTCCAGCGCCCACCGCAGCGTCCGGTCGTACGCGTCGACGAGACGCTGCGCGATCCCGCGGTGCGACTCGCCGGAACCGTGCGCCAGGGGCTTCATGAACCGCGACGCGAGCATCGGAGCGAGCGTGAGCGATGAGACCACCGAGAGGAGGATCGCCGCGGTCATCGTCATCGCGAACTCGTTGAACAGGCGCCCGACGACTCCGCCCATGAACAACAGCGGGATGAACGCCGCGATGAGCGAGAAGCTGATCGAGATGACCGTGAAGCCAATCTCCGCGGAGCCAGCCAGGGCTGCCTCCCGCTGGTCCATTCCGGCCTCGAGGTGACGGTGGATGTTCTCCACCACGACGATCGCGTCGTCCACGACGAAGCCCACGGCGACGACGAGCGCCACCAAGGTGAGGTTGTTCAAGCTGAACCCCAGCGCGTACATCGCCGCGAAGGTCGCGACCAGCGCCACCAGGAGCACCGCGCCGACGATGAGCGTGGCCGACACCTGCCGCAGGAAGAGACCGATGATCACGACGACGAGAACGATCGTGATGATGAGGGTGAGCTGGACCTCGTGCTGCGACGATCGAATCGTCCGCGTGCGGTCATTGAGGATGTCGACCTCGACGCTGGCGGGGAGCTGCTCCCGAAGCCGAGGCAGGGCCTCGAGGATCCGATCGGCGGTCTCGACGATGTTCGCACCGGGCTGGCGGCGGATGATGAAGTTGAGCCCGGGCTTGCCGTTCTGCCAGGCCTGGACGTAGTCGTTCTCCGCGCCCGCGCTCACGCGCGCGACGTCACGCAGGTAGACCGGCGCGCCTTCGCGGTAGGCGACGACGAGGTCGTCATAGTCCTCGGGGCGGAAGATCTGGTCGTTGGTCGAGAGCGTCGAGACACGGGTCTCCCCAAAGAGGGCGCCCTTCGCCTGGTTGACGCTCGCCGCCTGCACCGCCGCCCGGATGTCCGCGAGCGTCAGTCCCTGCGAGGCCAGCCGTTCGGGTGACACCTGGATGCGCAGGGCGGGACGCTGCTGGCCGGTCATGTTGATCTCGGCGACACCGGAGATCTGGCTGAGCTGCCGCGCGAGCTGCGTCTCCGCGATGTCGCTGAGCTCGGTGAGCGGCATCAGCTCCGACTGGACGCGAAGGACGAAGATGGGGCTGTCGTTCGGGTTGACCTTGCGCCAGGTGGGCAGGCTCGGCATCTCCGACGGGAGCCGACCCGAGGCAGCGTTGATGGCGGCCTGTACCTCCTGGGCCGCCGTGTCGATGCTCTTCTCCAGGTCGAACTGCAGGGTAATCGAGGTCGTGCCGAGGGAGCTGGTCGACGTCATCTCCGTGATGCCGGGGATGGCGCTGAGCTGGACCTCCAGGGGTGTCGCCACGGCGGAGGCCATGGTCTCGGCGCTCGCGCCCGGCAGGCTCGCGCCGATCTGGATCGTCGGGAACTCCGCCTCGGGGAGCGGTGCGATGGGGAGGCGTGGGTAGGCGAAGAAACCCAGGAGGAGAACGCCCACCGTGAGCAGGGTCGTGGCGACCGGACGGTTCACGAACCAGCTGGAGAGACCGCGCTGGGAGTGAATCACGGGGCCGCTCCTTGCGCGGCCGCCCCACCAGCCGGGGTGAGCTTCACCACGCTCCCCGCTTTGAGGCGGGAGTGCCCATCGCTGACCACCGTGTTGCCGGGAGTCACGCCCGACGTCACGACCGCGAGCTCATCGTCCGCATAGCCGAGGGTGACGGGGACGACCGTGGCCTTGGCATCATCGACCCGGAACACGAACGGCCCCTGCAGTCCTCGCTGGACCGCACGTGCCGAGACGACGGTGGCGCCCTGGCTCTCTCCAATCCGGAGCTCGACGGTGACGAACTGGCCTGGCCAGAGCTTGCCTTCGGTATTCGGAAACTCCGCCCTCAGGGGAATGGTGCCGGTCGTAGGGTCGATCTGGTTGTCGATCATCGTCAGGCGCCCCTCGGCCACAGGCTCTCCACCTGCGCGACTGAACGCGATGACAGGTGCGCCAGCCGGCTCACGGAGCAGGGACTGCAAGCGCGGCAGATCGTCCTGAGGCAGAGAGAAGATCACCGAGATGGGATCGATCTGGGTGACCGTGACCAGCCCCTGGGTGTCGGACGCGCGCACGAGGTTGCCAGCGTCCACGCGACGCAGGCCCACCCTGCCCGTCACCGGAGAGGTGATGCGCGTGAACGACAGGCGAACCTGGGCTGCGGCGAGGGTG is a window from the Hyalangium ruber genome containing:
- a CDS encoding multidrug efflux RND transporter permease subunit, which produces MIHSQRGLSSWFVNRPVATTLLTVGVLLLGFFAYPRLPIAPLPEAEFPTIQIGASLPGASAETMASAVATPLEVQLSAIPGITEMTSTSSLGTTSITLQFDLEKSIDTAAQEVQAAINAASGRLPSEMPSLPTWRKVNPNDSPIFVLRVQSELMPLTELSDIAETQLARQLSQISGVAEINMTGQQRPALRIQVSPERLASQGLTLADIRAAVQAASVNQAKGALFGETRVSTLSTNDQIFRPEDYDDLVVAYREGAPVYLRDVARVSAGAENDYVQAWQNGKPGLNFIIRRQPGANIVETADRILEALPRLREQLPASVEVDILNDRTRTIRSSQHEVQLTLIITIVLVVVIIGLFLRQVSATLIVGAVLLVALVATFAAMYALGFSLNNLTLVALVVAVGFVVDDAIVVVENIHRHLEAGMDQREAALAGSAEIGFTVISISFSLIAAFIPLLFMGGVVGRLFNEFAMTMTAAILLSVVSSLTLAPMLASRFMKPLAHGSGESHRGIAQRLVDAYDRTLRWALDNQKLTLLGFGLALAAAVASYVYVPKGFFPVQDTAFVLGTTQAAQDISYADMIAKHAALAEIIAEDPAVQEFAQAVGATGGSQSTSSGRFWVVLKDRSDRDVSVTEFIDRLRPKLAQVPGIMLYLRPAQDINLGGGPSRAQYTYALKSSDGALLSEWAEKLTTKLAQVPQLRDVSNDLQLGASVTRLTIDRVAAARFGITARDIDQALYDAFGQRQINEYQTEVNQYRVILELDKQQRGTSQSLTYLHLRSPRTGEVVPLSAFATLEPLTTGPLSISHNGMFPAVNISFNLAPGAALGDAVTAIERAEAEIGMPAAIAQSFQGTARGFQESLASQPFLILAALLAVYIILGVLYESFVHPLTILSTLPSAGLGAILLLWAMGHDFSVMALIGIVLLIGIVKKNGILMVDFALDAQRTRGLAPREAVHEACLVRFRPIMMTTLAALLGGIPLMLGFGTGSELRQPLGISIVGGLLVSQLLTLYSTPVVYLALDRLFGRLRGPSVVKPSTSSELEAT
- a CDS encoding efflux RND transporter periplasmic adaptor subunit gives rise to the protein MVVEQVARRDIPHLLRGIGTVQSLHSVVIRAQVDGLLTEVAFKEGQHVNKGDLLARIDDRAIVAEVEQARAEKARNEAQLQAARIDLERYGNLVRDEAIARQTVDQQKAQVEQLEATLRANEATLAAAQVRLSFTRITSPVTGRVGLRRVDAGNLVRASDTQGLVTVTQIDPISVIFSLPQDDLPRLQSLLREPAGAPVIAFSRAGGEPVAEGRLTMIDNQIDPTTGTIPLRAEFPNTEGKLWPGQFVTVELRIGESQGATVVSARAVQRGLQGPFVFRVDDAKATVVPVTLGYADDELAVVTSGVTPGNTVVSDGHSRLKAGSVVKLTPAGGAAAQGAAP